One Candidatus Cloacimonadota bacterium genomic window, TGTAGAAAGTTATCTTGAAAAAGGCTATCTGCCAGAAGCTTTAATTAACTTTATTGCTTTACTTGGCTGGCACTCTGCTGATGATAGAGAGATTTACTCCTTAAAAGAATTAGAAAAAAAATTTTCTCTAAGAAGAATTAGCAAGTCAGGAGCAATTTTTGATATTGAAAAACTTAATTGGATGAATGGCTGGTATATCAGAAATCTTGACATTAATTATATTTCAGAAAAAGCAAAATTTTTCTTTAAAGAAGCTAAGATAGATATCAGTGATAATGAAAAATATCAAAAAGTAATTCAAAATGGGAGAAAACGGATTTCATGTCTTAAAGAAATTATTGAGCATTCAAAAATGTTTTATGAAGGCATCAAATTCAATGATGAAGATAAAGCACTTATTAAAGAGAAAAACTCACACCGAATTTATTTATATTTTATTGATAAATTGAAGGCACGGGATAGTTGGTCAAATGATGAAATAAATTCATTGATAAAGAAAGCAATAGAAGAATTAGAAATGAAGGGAAAAAACTTTTATTTTCCGCTTCGTCTTGCTTTATTCGGGAAATGTCACGGTCCTGATTTACCCGTTATCATAGAAATTTTAGGCAAAGATGAAGTAATAAAACGGCTACAAGATCTAATTAAGATTTAATTAAAGGAAATTGGTTTATGAAATCATCAGACAGAAAACACAGTATAGACAAAAAGAAAACAAAAAAAATCACTGAAAATACTGTGAACAAATCAAAATCCTCTCTTGACTTTCTTAGACAGATTGTTGAGGATGATTTAAAAACTAATAAATATAATGGCAGAGTTCAAACACGTTTTCCGCCAGAACCAAACGGTTATCTACATATTGGCCATGCTAAAGCAATCTGTATTGATTTCGGTATTGCTGAAGAATATGGAGGGCTTTGCAATCTACGATTTGATGACACCAACCCAACAAAAGAAGGCATTGAATACATCAAAGCAATTCAAGAAGACATTCATTGGCTTGGATTTGACTGGGGCGATAGATTATACTATGCTTCTGATTATTTTGATAAAATGTGTGAATATGCTGTTCAATTAATCAAAGAAGGCAAAGCTTATGTATGCAATTTAAGTGAGCAAGAAATTCGGGAATATCGGGGCACTGTAAAGCAGCCGGGCAAGGAAAGTCCTTACAGAAACCGCTCAGTTGAAGAGAATTTGGACCTATTTGAAAGAATGCATGCAGGCGAGTTTGCGGACGGTGCTTATGTATTACGGGCAAAGATTGATATGGCATCGCCAAATATGAAGATGCGAGACCCTCTTATCTATCGCATTCGGCATGCTCCTCATCACCGAACGGGTGATAAATGGTGTATTTATCCAATGTATGACTTTGCCCATTGCCTTGAGGATTCTATAGAAAGGATTACACATTCTTTCTGTACATTAGAATTTGAAAATAACCGTGAAATTTATGATTGGTTTCTTGACCAATTGAATGTCCATCATCCTCAGCAGATTGAGTTTGCTCGCCTTAATATCAGCTACACTATAATGAGTAAAAGAAAACTTCTGGAATTGGTTGAAGGTGGTTATGTCAAAGGATGGGATGACCCAAGAATGCCAACTATAACAGGTTTGAGAAGACGTGGCTACACACCTGAATCAATCAGAAATTTCTGTGAACGCATTGGAGTGGCTAAGAGTGAAAGTATCGTTGATTTGGCTCTACTTGAGTATTGCATTCGTGAAGACTTAAATAAGCAAGCTCCACGAGTGATGGCTGTATTAAGACCACTTAAGGTAGTAATAGACAACTATCCACAAGACAGAGTTGAAGAATTGGATGCTGTGAATAATCCCGAAGACCCAAGTATGGGAAAACGAAAGGTCCCATTTTCACGGGTGTTGTATATTGAACAAGATGATTTCCGCGAAGAACCTCCAAAAAAGTTTTATCGTCTTGCTCCTGGACGGGAAGTAAGGCTACGATATGCATATTTTATCAAATGCGTAAAGGTGGTTAAGGATAAAAATACAGGCAAGGTGACCGAATTACATTGTACATACGATTCTAAAACCCGTGGCGGTGATTCGCCTGATGGACGCAAAGTGAAAGCAACTTTACACTGGGTCTCGGCTG contains:
- a CDS encoding glutamine--tRNA ligase/YqeY domain fusion protein, translating into MKSSDRKHSIDKKKTKKITENTVNKSKSSLDFLRQIVEDDLKTNKYNGRVQTRFPPEPNGYLHIGHAKAICIDFGIAEEYGGLCNLRFDDTNPTKEGIEYIKAIQEDIHWLGFDWGDRLYYASDYFDKMCEYAVQLIKEGKAYVCNLSEQEIREYRGTVKQPGKESPYRNRSVEENLDLFERMHAGEFADGAYVLRAKIDMASPNMKMRDPLIYRIRHAPHHRTGDKWCIYPMYDFAHCLEDSIERITHSFCTLEFENNREIYDWFLDQLNVHHPQQIEFARLNISYTIMSKRKLLELVEGGYVKGWDDPRMPTITGLRRRGYTPESIRNFCERIGVAKSESIVDLALLEYCIREDLNKQAPRVMAVLRPLKVVIDNYPQDRVEELDAVNNPEDPSMGKRKVPFSRVLYIEQDDFREEPPKKFYRLAPGREVRLRYAYFIKCVKVVKDKNTGKVTELHCTYDSKTRGGDSPDGRKVKATLHWVSAAHAVNAEVRLYDRLFTVENPLSKKDDFKNYLNPKSLEILTECKLEPGLKNASIGNRYQFERKGYFCVDPDSSDKMLVFNRTVTLRDPWAKIQKAQKQKR